One segment of Mobula birostris isolate sMobBir1 chromosome 29, sMobBir1.hap1, whole genome shotgun sequence DNA contains the following:
- the gpr3 gene encoding G protein-coupled receptor 3: MNENISRNSADALPGWFAAGEERATLDLAAQEPSLNPWDIVLCVSGTVISCENAVVVAIIFYTPALRTPMFLLVGSLATADLLAGLGLIVHFVFLYCLQSELVSLVTVGLLVCSFTASICSLLAITVDRYLSLYNALTYYSERTVTRTYLMLLLTWGVSVSLGLLPILGWNCVRDASLCGVVRPLTKNNLIILSVSFFMVFGMMLQLYMQICKIVCRHAHQIALQRHFLATSHYVTTRKGISTLAVILGTFAVCWLPFAIYCLMGDYSYPRLYTYLTFLPAIYNSMINPVIYAYRNQDIQKILWTVCCGCFSSKLPFRSRSPSDV; encoded by the coding sequence ATGAACGAGAATATCTCCAGGAACTCGGCGGATGCTCTGCCCGGCTGGTTCGCTGCCGGCGAGGAGCGGGCGACGTTAGACCTGGCGGCCCAGGAGCCCTCTCTCAATCCCTGGGATATTGTGCTGTGCGTCTCCGGGACGGTCATCTCCTGCGAAAACGCCGTGGTGGTGGCGATCATCTTCTACACGCCGGCCCTGCGGACCCCCATGTTCCTGCTGGTCGGCAGCCTGGCCACGGCGGACCTCCTGGCCGGCCTGGGACTCATCGTTCACTTTGTATTCCTGTACTGCCTTCAGTCTGAGCTTGTCAGCCTTGTCACCGTGGGTCTGCTCGTCTGCTCCTTCACCGCCTCTATCTGCAGCCTACTCGCCATCACCGTGGACCGTTACCTGTCCCTGTACAACGCACTCACCTATTACTCGGAGCGGACGGTCACACGGACTTACCTCATGCTGCTGCTCACCTGGGGGGTCTCGGTGAGCCTGGGCTTGCTGCCCATCCTGGGCTGGAACTGTGTCAGGGACGCCTCGCTGTGCGGCGTGGTCCGCCCGCTGACCAAGAACAACTTAATCATCCTCTCCGTCTCTTTCTTCATGGTGTTCGGCATGATGCTCCAGCTCTACATGCAGATCTGCAAGATCGTGTGCCGGCACGCCCACCAGATCGCCCTGCAGCGGCACTTCCTCGCCACCTCCCACTACGTGACCACCAGGAAGGGCATCTCCACCTTGGCCGTCATCCTGGGCACCTTCGCCGTCTGCTGGCTCCCTTTTGCCATCTACTGCCTGATGGGGGACTACAGTTACCCGAGGCTGTACACGTACCTCACCTTCCTGCCGGCCATTTACAACTCTATGATCAACCCCGTTATTTATGCCTACCGTAACCAGGACATCCAGAAGATCCTGTGGACCGTTTGCTGCGGGTGTTTCTCGTCCAAGCTCCCCTTTCGCTCCAGGTCGCCCAGTGACGTCTAG